DNA from Triticum aestivum cultivar Chinese Spring chromosome 7D, IWGSC CS RefSeq v2.1, whole genome shotgun sequence:
CGGCCGGAGATGGGCGCGAGCCTCCTGCAGGCGGTGGCGGCGCTGGTGAGCACGTGCACGCGGCGGCTGCAGCGCGCGGCGAAGAGGATGGGCAGCGGCAGGCCGGCCGTGGCGCCGTGGAGGAAAGCCTTCTCGCTGCCGACGGGCAAGGGGAGGGCGttggggcgggaggaggaggaggagggcgggctGT
Protein-coding regions in this window:
- the LOC123166600 gene encoding uncharacterized protein translates to MGASLLQAVAALVSTCTRRLQRAAKRMGSGRPAVAPWRKAFSLPTGKGRALGREEEEEGGLWRKEILMGERCRPLEFSGVIYYDADGHRLAQPPRSPMRSPLPASFKLAANAGVR